One Columba livia isolate bColLiv1 breed racing homer chromosome 26, bColLiv1.pat.W.v2, whole genome shotgun sequence genomic window, AAGCACAGAGAACACACTTGGCCCACTCTGCACCTCGAGGTCAGTGGTTGAGGTGAATTCAGGTCCCTGGCAACCGCACGTTGTGGCCAGTGGCACACAAAGTGACCTGGAGGTGTCATTCCAGGTAACTGGGGATGTCCTCGTTAAAGCAGAGAGATGCTAATTGGCAGCTGATGAGAGTTGCTAAGAATGGCTACAGAGTGTGAGCAGCCTCTTGCTGTGTGTGCGGAGAGAGGGACAGAAAGAAAGCGCTCGGTCCTTCCTGGTTGGAGAGGATTCCACTTTCCAAGGAGAGCGAAGCTGCTTTGCCAAAATACGGGTTGGGATTCTCCTTCTTAAGCAGCAAATTCCTTTGGGCCAGCAGGTTTCTGTCCCCGCTCCGTGCCAATGGAAGCAGCGCTGGACAGATGCAGCAGTGCtcagttttctctttgccttgtgCTGAATCCCTTTTGCCTCTGTGCAGAACTCGGAGCTCTTCACGCTGACGTACGGCGCTCTGGTCACCCAGCTGTGCAAGGACTATGAGAACGACGAGGACGTCAACAAGCAGCTTGACAAAATGTAAGTGAatctgctgctctggagccTTGTAGGCTGAATTTTAATACTGATAtttctcagattatttttttttcctcctccactgTCTTCTTTTATAAGCATGAGCTGTCTTTTGAAAGCTGTGCTCATCCCCCTCTGTAGCCGTTGCTCTTTGGTACGTTCACAGGGGTTACAACATCGGCGTTCGGCTCATCGAAGACTTCCTGGCCCGGTCCAACGTGGGAAGATGCCACGATTTCCGTGAAACTGCGGATGTCATTGCAAAGGTAATTCTCAAAGGGTTTTGTCATGGTTTGCTGCTCACAGGACTGTTCTGAGAGTTTGACGGagattttggggaagaaaaagagagaattagGTGCCTGACTACTGCTGACTGGTGGGAAGCGGGAGAAAGGAGCGGTGTTTGCAAAACCCCTTGTAATTATGCAAAGatcaaagctgtgctgttgcttcATGGGACGTGTTCTTGTTCCTACTCTGCTTGACATACCAGATAGCGTTTAAGATGTACCTGGGCATCACTCCGAGCATCACCAACTGGAGTCCTGGAGGCGATGAGTTCTCCCTGATCTTGGAGAATAACCCCTTGGTGGACTTTGTTGAGCTCCCGGACAACCACTCGTCTCTCATCTATTCCAACCTGCTGTGTGGAGTGCTGCGAGGCGCCCTGGAAATGGTGAGCCCATGTCGCTCTTCCAGCGGGATAGATACAGGAATATCTGTGTGCAAGGAGGATGTAATCGTGAAAATGAGAGCTTCCCCATTGCCTGTCGCCCTCAGAGTCCTTCAGCTGATTCTATTATAAGGGGAATAACGgctctttcctcttccctcccccagGTTCAGATGGCTGTCGATGTGAAGTTCGTCCAGGACACGCTGAAGGGTGACAGTGTCACAGAAATCAGAATGAAGTTCATCAGGCGGATCGAAGACAATCTTCCCGCTGGTGAAGAGTGAATCGTTTCTCCTTTTGGGACTGGAGGGGACCAGCTGGGTTTGGCCGTTAGCTTTCCTCACAGATCTATAGGGATCTAGTGCCCCTGTACATGCAGACTGACTCACTAAGATGTTATTATATTCTTCTATTGTTATTTCCGTCTTCTGTAGAAGACGATTGTCCGGTTGCTGTTTATTTCACAGGTTCATTCTGAAGCTTTTTCATAAGGTAATGTCTTTTTCGTATTCCCCTGGGGACTCTTTCAACACTCAGTTTCTAGTTGTGACATTTGGTTGTGCAAGATCTACTGCTCAAACTGCTCAAACAGAGCTCCCGTCTGTTCAgatctgaatttttcttttatcactAGAATTGGAGACCAAGCTATGAGACCCCACTGATTTAAATGCTGTCCTTAAGGAGAGGCGTTTAAGATTCATTCATGTAGTATTTCTCTAGACCAAACTGGCTTCCCGTATTTGATTCTGAAGTTACTTGTAAAATACAAGCTTGATACACAGGGGTGACTTGGGAGGGCGGTGTGAGCGCTGGTGCCTGTTTGGGGAGGCTCTTTTTGCTGGAGAGCAGCGGCATCGCACAGCACCGGCAGGTTCCCGAGGTCCCAGCACCCTGGGCCTTTCCGCAGATTCTCTTCCCCAGCAGCCTCACGACTCCCCGCTTGGAAGGGACCGTTAAATCGCAAAGGAGCagcagtaaatattttaagtggagagaaggaaagagcggATAAAGTACCATCGGTGTTCTACAGTGCGTACAGCCAAGGGGTGAGTCCACGGAATGAGAAACAGAGCTCAGAGTAATGCCTGGGAGGTGTTAAATGCGTTTCAGTAAGTCGAGTCTGTTCCGTTAGGGTGTGTAAACGCTGCGCAGCGTGGaggtggtgctggggggtgtTCTCACAGATGTTTAGGCTGCAACAGAATTTCCCGTTACTGGAACTGGCAGGCTGCGGCAGGCTGTAGCACCTGCTGctctgtaaaataaatacaccAAGTAATGTATCTCAAAAAGCAAGATGCTGGAAAATCAACTTCCTCTACCATCCCATTCAGCCAGAAAATGCAGCCAGATGTTTGTTTCTCAGATCACTTTACATAGCATGAAGGCTCAGACCTGCAGAGATTATCAGGAGCTTAGAGCCGACGGCTCTTGCTGTCTTCCCCGGAGCCGGGACTCAGGTACCTTTGTAGGTTTGTGCTGGAGCGTGAAGTGAGAGAGAGAACTGCCGCTTGTTTAGGTTCTCCGGGTGAATGTTGCTCATCGGAACGCTGCATAGCTCACACCATCCCGTTCTTTCGCCCTTTGGTGGGTTTGGATGCCCCGTGTGCGGTGTGTCCtgggaaggggcagagctgctgccgaAGCAGCCGGGGAACGCCAGAGGAACAGCGGTGGCTGGTGGGTGTTGCAGGCAGAGGTGTCGCACGGTCACATTGCAGAGGTGAAAAAGATCTGTTGTTTCTCGTTCTTGGCCATTACAAGTCATCCTAaggctgcattttaaaagcaattgcATTAAAGGAATCCCGGTGTCAACTCTTTGATTTCctcttgccttttcttgtttGGTGACGCGGGTGCTGGCGCGAGCAGCGGCTGCGCGGGCTGGCAGGGCGACGGCAGCACCGCACCAGGAATGCGGCTCCCGGCGCGGGTGAAAGCCTGGGGGAAATGTGCCCCACATTCAGCGCACGGTGGGACTCGGGGCTGACGGGCACGCTGGGACAGCAGCTGGCCATGTCTGGTTGGGGACTGGCCTTTTGCTGCCCTGTGCGTTGACACGAGCAGGGACTTGCTACCCCAGCCCAAGGCAGAGGACGGGGGAGCAGCGGCTTTTGCAGTGAAGTGGTGTTTTCTCTGGCTGGAGCTGGTGAGCATCACGTGCCCGGCTGGCAGCAAGAGCCAAGCTCGTCCCCACAGAATGTCCCCAAACAGCGCTGACACCCTCTGGCTCCTGGGACGGGCTCTGTGCAGCGGCTGCCCCAGGACTGTGTCCCTGGGGGAGAGAGGCCCCGTGTCCTTGCTGATGCTGCAAATAAAAGGGGTTATTTTGCAATGGTCAGCTCACACCGGGGCCTTTTCCCTCCTCTGGTGACCAAGGGAACGTGTGTCCCCACGGGGAGCAGGTCCCACTGCTGCCCCCCAGGAGTGACAGTGCTGTGCAGTCATTTGCTGGGGCAACTCAGTCAAAACCAGCCCAGACCCTTtggaagaacaaaaagcaaaaattacatTAAGTAAATTAAAACTGTCTACTACCGAGCAGCTCATTGTAGACAAGGGAGAATATGCAAAAAGCTCTGTTTGAGACCTACTAAATATTACCATGTGCTGTTTATGGGAAACAAATGGGGAAAGGCATGCTGCATCAATAAAGCCAACATGGTTGGAGTTGGACTCCAGCCTTTCCACGGCTCGAGGTTATTGAATACCCTCTGCTTTCATGTGGCGCCAGGCCTGACCCCTGGACACATACCGCGCAGGGGAAAGTTGACTTGTGGGAATAATAGACATTCCTGGGGAGCGATTGAACCTGGCAGGGAAAGAGGCGACTTCCAGCCTTTCATATCTCCGCGCGATATTGGAGATGACAATAGCGACAAGTCaagggggggacacggggtgggATCGCTGCCGGGGAGCGATGCCGCAGAACCTGGCGGTGCATGGGGTGACCCCCCACCCATATTGGGTGCCCGGCCAGCCTGGCCCCACCTTGACAGCAGCAGAGGGACCCTGCATCGCCCAGACCGGGGTTCCAGCCATGGTGCCGCATCCCAACCCCATCCGGGCTCCCAGAGCAACGCGTTACAGCAGCTTTAGCTGCCGCGGTGCCCACGGTGGGTGGAAGGAGCTTTTCCAGCCCTCGCCTTCCTCCAGCACCGGTTCCTCCCACGGGACAGTGGGGCTTTGTCTGCTGTCATGAGGGTGCACACTGGTGGGAGCTGAGCCCCACGTGTGACTTGCCAGGGTCTAGCTTGAGGGATAAACCTGTTCACCCCCACAGTGCTCCTGCTCCCCGTTGCTCACACTCTCGTGTCTGCCCACAGCATCTTCTCCCCTCACCGGTGGGAAGCACCTGCTCCTGCCACCTAAACTGTGAGCGAGTGGCAGCCCTGGGCaccatccctctgtccctttGCAGGCCCCCTGGCCCAGCACCCACTGAGGGGCAGGGACGGTGCCAGGAGAGGAGCCGGGACGGGGGAATCTCTCCTGGAGGGAGCGTTTCCGGACCGGTGTCCTCATTGCCGGGGCAGCTCCCACAGCTTTCAGCCAGATGTGCTTGGCCGGGGTGCCGGGTGCTTGCTGGGGCCGTGCGGAGGATGTTTCACCCACCAGGGCTTGTGCGccagggacagcagctcctCAGGACAGGCTGGCACCACCCGCTCACAGCTCAACAAACGGTCCCCCCAGAGCCCCACATGCCCAGgatgctcagccccagcccctcgGGGTGCTCCAGCCCCACATTGAAGAGCTGTTGaccaccagcagcactggggccaGGTGAGGATGCTTGGGGTGGGGAACAGATCTGTCCCTACATCAGGACTGCCAGCTCTGGCAAACCCAGCTGAGTATCTCCCCACACTTGACACCACATGAATGTGTCCTCTGCCTGATAAGTCATGACAAATTTGGGAGCATGGATGCTTTTATAAACCTTCCCAGGCTGCAAAGCATGTTCAGCTGATCCAGGCAGCTTGCAAAACCCTTCCCCAAGGCACCGCCACGCTGCACAACCACTGCCCTGGCCCAAACATGGTTTCCAAAGCCGGGACTGCCCACTGGCAGCAGTGTCAGGTCAGGGCAGCCCTTTGGTGATGCTCCTGCAGCATCCCTTGCCAAGGccaaggaagaggaggaggcgTCTGCCGCTTGGCTGCAGCACACgagagctgccccagcagcgCTGCTTGGAACTCTGCCACACTTTGGCGGCATTTGATATTTTGGGTGAAGGGAAGGAGGCTCCATTGTTCCTCTTGTATTGTTTTGTGTTTCCTAAGTGGGACAGGCACCCTCCTCCCTTGCTCTGCCCCGCTGCAGAGCTGGTCCAGCCCTTTGAAAGTCAGCTCCACACTGAAGGATTCTGTTAAAGTGCTGGGCGATGGAAATGCAGAAACATCCCCATTCCCAGACACAGACTGGCCTCAGCTCATCTCTGTGTGCTCCTTCCCTCCGCACCCATCCAGGTCCGTGCTCACAGCGCTTCATTTCCATATGCAGCAGATCATGCCAAACTGTGATGGGAACAGCCCCGGGTGATGGTGTGACCATCCTTTCCACCTTTCTCCCTGTGCTTTTGCTGCTCTTGGTTTCTCATTCCGCTTcacacaacaaaaccccaataattaaaaccacagctgctctggtcccaccagcagcagccccgtCCTCTCCAAAGCCGTGCTCTGTGCCCGGCGGTGCGGGATGCGGCACGGGGACACAGCCCCTGTGGGGCCGGGCTCCATCCGAAATGGTGCTGGGGTCCCGCCGGATGGGATACAGCCCGTGCAGCCCTTTTACACACTGAACACTGAAGCCAGAAACAAAGACcctggggagagcagaggagcaCCAGCCCAGCCTTTCTGACTTTCTGCCAAAGGTACAAGATTTCCAAGGGTCTCCCAGGTCACagcccatccccagccctgtccccactgtGGTGAGCAGCTTGTCACGAGCAGGACAGAACCAGGTGCCTGGATGGCCAGGAATTGGCTGCAGTCGATTTTTCCAAGTGGTTCAGTTGATGGAGAGAGGAGCATAATGATTTGAAAGTTTAAAACCAATCCCATGCCCGAACGAATCAAAGCCCCAGACGTTCATCTCAGCTCTGGGATCCCGTTGGCCATCCCTGCCCATCACGCGTGGGCAGAGGAGACGGGGGAGCTCACTTGGGGAAAGTGTTCACCAGAACAATGTCTcttttttcagcaaaaaaatattgattttgttttaattagtgCTAGCGCTGACATCCAACAGCTCAGAGAGAAGTTGCTGGGCACAGGGCCGGCTCTGTCCCAGGCTGTGGCTCCACGTCCCCATCCCAGCGCCGGGCAGGGAGCTCCCCAGGGCCACCCCCGTGCCCCGGCTGGAGCCAGCGCCTGCCCCAGGGCCAGCGCCAGCACCACGGCCTCTTGCCCAAGCTCCCCGGCCACAGTGTTATTGCTCCCCCAGTCCCGCAGCGGCGAGCCATTGCTGGGAAGGCACTTGAGCAAGATGCCACCAAGGAGCCGGAGGGACATCCCCCGTGGAGGAGAGAAACCCAGCAGCTTCCTCGAGCACAGAGAACCGAAACAACCCGGTGGGACCTCTGCCTGTCCGGCGCAGAGGAGCCTGGAGGGAGCAAAGAGGCAACagggctgccctgggctgcagcatccccGTGCCCCTCTCTCCAGCATCCCCTGTGCTCCTGCATCCCCTTACCCCAGGCTCCTGCATCCCCTGCCCTCCTGAatccccaggctgcagcatcCTGGCCGGGCAGGGTGCAGGTCTCGTGCCGCGGGTGCCGGGGAACGGAGCGTTAACcggggcagctgggctggggagcGGAGCCCAAGGAATGAGGAAGCCGAGGAGTGGGTACCCGGAGTGGAAAGGGCTTGGCACAGGCTGTGGAAAATGGAGGCCTAGAGAGATGTGACAGCAGGCTGGCCGGGCTGGGAGTACCACACAGGCGCATTTAAGCCTTCAAGTCTGCCATTGTTCTCCCCTAATTATTCCCACTCCCCGAGTATTACACCCCATAATTCAGGAAAGCTGAGTAATGGAAGAAACAACAGCAATTTTAATCTCTCAGTACCGGTGGTCTCCaccaaaaaaatgctttcaagaGCTCTGCGGTTGCGACTTCCTCGGTTTGGTGGGCagtggaggggagggagagcaCGGCCACCGGCCCCCGGTGCTCAGCTGAGACCAGAGGTGATGGGGGAACTGGGATAGGACCGGGTCCTTCCCCTGGGTGGTGGGGAGGAACATGCTGAGTGCCAGGAACATCCCTGCCAGGTACCACGTGAGCCCTGTGCTGGCAGCCGGGGGTTTGGGGTGATGCTGGCTTGTGGGGAGCAGCCTCTTGCCCCCATGGGCTCAGCTGCGCTGGGGACCACCAGAGCGGGCAAGGCACCCGCCTTGCAGCACCAGCGCTTTATCTTCTGCTCCAGGCTAGACCATAGAGAAGAGAACTGGGCATCAGTTTTTGGtcaaaacatgttttccttAATGGGAACTGGcttttggaaaaggaaattcTGGTCTCCCTAGAAATGCTCTTGTTCTTCGACAAAGCCACCACGGGTTTATTCCCTGGGGATGGAGCTCTGGGTAAGCACGCTGCTGCATCAGCCAGACCAGGCAGCCATCGcaccctccatccccagctccGAGATcaggaaaaacaccaaaacaagcCCAGGTCTGCAACACAGCCGCTAACCTGTCATAAATCACACCGACCCTTTTCCCTTTGGTTTGAAGTTTCACAAGAACAACGCTCAGGCTGAATAAAGAGCAAACCAGCTCCCAGAGCCAGGCTGAGACCTGTCGTACTGAGGAGCTCATCACACCAAAGCCAAGGGGACAGAGCCAGTGGTTTGGGGACACAGTTTAGCATCACTTCCCAGCAGCTGATCTGTAGTTTCAGTGACCCGATGCTCAGCTCCCTGTTACATTTAGCAAGGCTTTGTGTGCGGTTGCGTCCTCGCCCCAGGTATGAACCTGGGCAGCATCCCTCAGAGCTGCGCAACAAGCCACCAGCACCAAGGGACAGGTCACTATGCAGTCACCTGTTAGGGTGAAACCTAATGACACATAGCTCGACCTGCCACATCCTTGAGCGTTGCCCCTTGGCACGTCCCAAAGGCCCCTGAAGTCCCCGAGCACCACAGGtgaggtgggatggggtggcccGGAGGTGGCCGTGCTGGCGGCAGCGGGACGCGCTGCCTCTGTGTGGTCTGCAGCCATCTGGATGTACTTACAGCAATACTGCAGCAATTGCGAAAAGATCAAAAATCTTCAGGCCAACCTTGATTCCCATtgcattttttgcatttttgagGACTCGACTCTAAAACCTGACAGCGGGGAGGGGTGTTGCTGCGCAGCCCAGGAGCATTTGCGGCACTGCCAGACTCCTGGCATCGCTGTGGGACCCCAGGGAACAGCCCCAAGGAAACGCTCCGCTGGTCCTTTGTACCCAGTACACAGAGCCAGCCCCCTTTCTGCTGGAGGGGGGACAAGATCCCTGAGCAGGGCCCTGCGGCACCCCGGGTCTCCTGCTTGCAATGACAGGAGGGGACATTTCAGGTCTTGCCATCCCTGGGGCCAAGGAAGACACCAGGAAGTGATCAGCACCCGCGCCTGCCCACAGCAACGCCATTGGGGCTTCAGGTGCCCCATGGCATGGCTGGACCTGGCCGTTCGTCCACCCCAGCGTCACAAGGGGCTCCGTCTCACCCTGGCCCAAAGTTTCCAGCTGCTCCAGTTCCCCCAGCAATCAGAGGATGAAGCAAACATGCCCAAAACCGCCGTCAGCACCCACCTGTGTCCGTGGGTCTGTCCAGCCCCAGAGCCaagggaggcagcagccacaTCTCTGTGTCTGCAATGGGTAAATGACAGGTATCAGGGGGCAGCAGCAGAAAGTCCACATTAACTAACCTACGTTAATTGGGCGAGGCTCAGCCCTGCACATCCCGCAGCAGGCACAGGCAGATGCGTCAGCAGAGCCCCAGCTGGCACGGTGTCCTGCCTGGGGCAGCCTGCCCTCAAACAAGCTGGCAGGCTCTCAGCTTTATTGTTGTAAGAGCAGATGAAGGAAAAGACCCTTTTCCACCCCACACTTCCCCCACCTGGCCCCAAGTGTCTGCAGAAAAGTCTCGGTGTTGATTTTGGGCTGGGATAAAAGTCAAGCTGCGCTGACT contains:
- the TRAPPC3 gene encoding trafficking protein particle complex subunit 3 isoform X2, whose product is MSRQAGRGTESKKMNSELFTLTYGALVTQLCKDYENDEDVNKQLDKMGYNIGVRLIEDFLARSNVGRCHDFRETADVIAKIAFKMYLGITPSITNWSPGGDEFSLILENNPLVDFVELPDNHSSLIYSNLLCGVLRGALEMVQMAVDVKFVQDTLKGDSVTEIRMKFIRRIEDNLPAGEE
- the TRAPPC3 gene encoding trafficking protein particle complex subunit 3 isoform X1; the encoded protein is MSRQAGRGTESKKMYWYLPFISPSASMHLMNSELFTLTYGALVTQLCKDYENDEDVNKQLDKMGYNIGVRLIEDFLARSNVGRCHDFRETADVIAKIAFKMYLGITPSITNWSPGGDEFSLILENNPLVDFVELPDNHSSLIYSNLLCGVLRGALEMVQMAVDVKFVQDTLKGDSVTEIRMKFIRRIEDNLPAGEE